In Trichoplusia ni isolate ovarian cell line Hi5 chromosome 7, tn1, whole genome shotgun sequence, a single genomic region encodes these proteins:
- the LOC113495891 gene encoding uncharacterized protein LOC113495891 encodes MDVADRACNLECVKRAPPRHEFVGPVKIVLMEPLPEDYSRKACGSGCLSLANLFMGAVVFTIFFFTLTFKLDYPENVHILLCTMGFQLFLPAGIMMANSLFGGAAQLRPSARKVQHFLLQVFAILCGIGGSALVFLFGSAEKKLTIHSITGAAGVLLMALTSLIGPTVFVTDDTKSFGKFNRNAHLVFGVPAFLVSTASFMLGLMKPSFVEWSKTLAVKNFNYILMALTGIYSLLMLNAMQLRLSLSEQSTDWIKFYDKKSQSFLKMDDNNNIEPVIEPERPKPKLKCVLKFASPMSVSMIENFGDIYIRGALCALGIGLSQVFMGGVLIIIVIYGRHFKDDHARFCSFGYHFFVVEAILSLSYINGWATPLRTRHRRLAHVVLQVCGFVCAAYGIVQVTIREGVSKTVHGLSGAILAVLTVLSFVVGPFILKNVHRAHTLHIVFGIPTLLMSGICVCYGLLKPEFTDWAGLDLVRILIGFVMFYCILIAVTTIMKCLKRI; translated from the exons ATGGATGTCGCAGACAGGGCGTGTAATTTAGAATGCGTAAAAAGGGCTCCCCCTAGGCATGAATTTGTCGGTCCTGTGAAGATAGTTCTAATGGAACCCTTGCCTGAAGACTACAGCCGTAAAGCATGTGGTTCCGGTTGTCTATCTCTGGCAAACTTGTTCATGGGAGCTGtcgtgtttacaatatttttttttacgttgacTTTCAAGTTAGACTACCCTGAGAACGTGCATATATTGTTGTGTACGATGGGG TTCCAGTTGTTTTTGCCCGCTGGTATAATGATGGCAAACAGTTTGTTTGGTGGTGCTGCTCAACTAAGGCCCTCAGCAAGAAAAGTGCAGCATTTTTTGTTGCAAGTATTCGCGATTCTTTGCGGCATCGGTGGTTCCGCACTCGTGTTTCTGTTTGGATcagcagaaaaaaaacttacaatacaTTCAATTACAG GTGCAGCAGGCGTTTTATTGATGGCTCTCACCAGTCTGATTGGTCCAACGGTGTTCGTCACTGATGACACCAAGTCGTTTGGGAAATTCAATAGGAATGCACATCTTGTTTTCGGCGTACCAGCGTTCTTGGTATCGACAGCCTCGTTCATGCTCGGATTGATGAAACCTAGTTTTGTTGAATGGTCAAAGACCTTAGCAGTGAaaaatttcaattacattttaatggcATTAACAGGCATCTACTCACTATTGATGTTGAACGCTATGCAGTTGAGGTTAAGTTTGAGTGAACAA AGTACggattggattaaattttacgataaaaaatcACAAAGTTTCCTAAAAAtggatgataataataatattgagcCAGTTATTGAACCCGAGAGGCCTAAGCCGAAGCTTAAGTGTGTTTTAAAGTTCGCTTCACCTATGTCTGTGTCGATGATAGAAAACTTTGGCGATATATATATACGGGGAGCCTTGTGTGCCCTTGGCATTGGTCTCTCTCAAGTGTTCATGGGAGGTGTGCTCATCATCATCGTTATATATGGAAGACATTTTAAAGATGATCATGCGAGGTTTTGTAGTTTTGGT tatcaTTTCTTCGTTGTCGAGGCCATACTGAGCCTCAGTTATATAAATGGTTGGGCAACGCCTCTGCGGACAAGGCATAGGAGACTCGCGCATGTGGTTCTTCAAGTTTGCGGCTTTGTTTGCGCTGCATATGGAATAGTTCAAGTTACGATAAGAGAAGGAGTATCGAAAACCGTACATGGGTTATCAG gaGCAATTCTGGCAGTCCTTACGGTATTAAGTTTTGTGGTTGGTCCTTTTATTCTGAAGAATGTACACAGGGCTCACACTCTTCACATAGTGTTCGGTATCCCAACTTTATTAATGTCTGGTATATGCGTTTGTTACGGTTTGTTGAAACCAGAGTTCACTGACTGGGCTGGGTTAGACCTAGTACGGATATTAATAGGTTTCGTAATGTTTTACTGCATTTTAATTGCTGTCACGACTATTATGAAGTGTTTGAAGAGGATCTAA